TACAAAATATTTTTGCTCAATCGCAATGGCAATTAATGAGTAATGGAAATACTGCTGGAACAACTTACGGTTTTGTTGAATCTTCTTCTGGTGTTTTAATTGCAGGAACAGCAGATGGCATTTATACATCTGCCAATTACGGAGGTAATTGGGCGCTTTCAAACTCAGGAATAAATTCGGGCGCAGAAATCGTTAGCATTACAAAAAATTCAGCAGGGATTTTTGCTGGTTCATATAATGAAATATATTTTTCTTCTAATTCCGGGACAAGTTGGACAATAGTAAATAATGCTGGTGTTGCAATAGAGTCTTTTGCTGTTTTGAATGATACTGTATATGCCGCAACTAATGGACTTGGAATATTGATGACACCAAATAATGGAGCAACATGGATTACAGTTAACACTGGCCTTTTAAGTAATGCTATTCTTTCAGTTGTTACAAAAGGAAATCTTTTATTCGCAGGAGATATGGGTAATGGAGTTTACATTTCATCCAATTCAGGAGCAAACTGGACATTGGTTAATGCAGGTTTGCCAGCGGGTGTCAATGTTAAATGCCTTGAAACCGATGGAACTAATTTATATGCAGGAACAATAGATTTTTCTAATTCAAACGGAATGTTTATTTCCGCAAATAATGGAACTTCTTGGACGCAGGTTACAAATGGCATTGCAACAAATGCCGAAGTATATGATATAAAAAACATAGGCAATACATTGCTTGCGGCAACTGGTACTGATGTAAATCGTTCGTTAAACAATGGCAATGCATGGTCAATTTTTATGAATGGAAT
The sequence above is drawn from the Bacteroidota bacterium genome and encodes:
- a CDS encoding T9SS type A sorting domain-containing protein, encoding MKLLTLIIACLSFLQNIFAQSQWQLMSNGNTAGTTYGFVESSSGVLIAGTADGIYTSANYGGNWALSNSGINSGAEIVSITKNSAGIFAGSYNEIYFSSNSGTSWTIVNNAGVAIESFAVLNDTVYAATNGLGILMTPNNGATWITVNTGLLSNAILSVVTKGNLLFAGDMGNGVYISSNSGANWTLVNAGLPAGVNVKCLETDGTNLYAGTIDFSNSNGMFISANNGTSWTQVTNGIATNAEVYDIKNIGNTLLAATGTDVNRSLNNGNAWSIFMNGMSPSPPYGIGHFYETALYVFCGLEVTSGGSVYRIDKSAVLASVNEISHNFLLTLSPNPFSTQTTLQTAIPLHNATLTVDNCFGQTVAQIKNISGQTITFHRDNLASGLYFVRLTNPSPSGGGTEGGGSEVFTGKLVITD